The following are from one region of the Trichoplusia ni isolate ovarian cell line Hi5 chromosome 1, tn1, whole genome shotgun sequence genome:
- the LOC113494196 gene encoding uncoordinated protein 58-like, whose amino-acid sequence MDIDHVVLDKEAISRFEQYTLAKPSLNGGIPLDRCQDGDSMVSNSRKRTQTSRQKVICCFCFKTTKYRRKQFIIGSLTNVVIFIVLIAYTFLGSFIFLAIEGGAEVPARPRILPDRQKITHRDQNSTHKKPDEDYDYSNLTLSANYFWDARSRAVENIWEITVSLNILYRENWTRLAAQEILKFQNELVQRVTTEMASQYGVSYREMALGEFGSDLTNHYEEHEWNLALAFFYSLTVLTTIGYGNIAPRTILGKGVTIIYALIGIPLTLVYLSSVGSLLSKMARSVFSRALCCCLCSNCGYCCYDERRMADKERRMKLKRQQEEMLNSQNTSKTPTEECYVLKPDSQKDLSLSERPTTSTAKDDVISWPDTDSKLSMHGLSILAPVLLCLAAIFIYIVIGAVVLFKIDNLGIIDGFYFCFMALSTIGFGNIIPGMSYTTINGVRYYTIKSTTLWFCSAYTLTGLALTAMCFGVIHDEIIYRIKHQQKRWSQKGNTVNDGVNMNDPFYMNS is encoded by the exons ATGGATATAGATCATGTAGTATTGGACAAAGAAGCAATCAGCCGGTTCGAACAGTACACGTTGGCAAAGCCGTCGCTAAATGGCGGGATCCCTTTGGACAGATGCCAAGATGGCGACTCCATGGTATCTAATAGCAGAAAGAGAACACAAACATCACGCCAAAAGGTTATTTGTTGCTTTTGTTTCAAAACTACTAAGTACAGAAGAAAACAATTCATTATTGGCTCACTAACAAACGTCGTGATTTTTATAGTACTCATAGCTTATACTTTCCTGGGATCCTTCATATTTCTCGCCATCGAAGGCGGTGCAGAAGTTCCGGCTAGGCCTAGAATATTACCAGACAGACAAAAAATTACACATAGAGATCAAAATAGTACGCACAAAAAGCCGGACGAAGATTACGACTACAGTAACTTAACGCTGTCGGCTAATTACTTTTGGGATGCCAGAAGCAGAGCTGTGGAAAATATTTGGGAGATAACAGTGTcgctaaatattttgtatagagAGAATTGGACGAGGTTAGCGGCTCAGGAgattttaaagtttcaaaacgAGTTGGTGCAGAGGGTGACAACGGAGATGGCGTCACAATATGGCGTCAGTTACAGAGAGATGGCTCTCGGCGAATTCGGGAGCGACCTAACAAACCATTACGAAGAGCACGAGTGGAATTTGGCGCTGGCGTTTTTCTACTCGCTTACAGTTTTAACAACTATAG GTTACGGAAACATCGCGCCAAGGACTATTCTTGGCAAAGGCGTGACCATCATTTACGCCTTGATAGGCATTCCACTAACACTGGTCTATCTGTCAAGCGTCGGTTCCTTACTCTCCAAGATGGCGCGCAGTGTCTTCAGCCGCGCCCTCTGCTGCTGCCTCTGCTCCAACTGCGGCTACTGCTGCTATGACGAGCGAAGAATGGCAGACAAAGAACGGAGAATGAAACTAAAGAGACAGCAGGAAGAAATGCTCAACAGCCAAAACACGAGCAAAACTCCTACAGAAGAATGCTATGTCTTAAAACCGGATAGTCAAAAAGATTTGTCGCTGTCCGAAAGACCTACAACAAGCACAGCTAAAGATGACGTCATCAGTTGGCCAGACACGGACTCAAAACTATCCATGCACGGTTTGAGCATTCTAGCTCCCGTGCTTTTGTGTTTAGCAGcgatttttatatacatagtGATCGGTGCAGTGGTACTTTTTAAGATAGACAATTTGGGTATCATTGAcggtttttatttctgttttatggCGTTAAGCACCATTGGCTTCGGTAATATCATTCCTGGCATGAGCTACACCACCATCAATGGTGTTAGGTATTACACTATCAAATCAACGACGTTATGGTTCTGTTCTGCATACACTTTGACGGGTCTAGCGCTAACAGCCATGTGTTTCGGAGTTATACACGACGAAATTATTTATAGGATAAAGCATCAGCAGAAACGGTGGTCCCAAAAAGGGAACACGGTCAACGATGGAGTCAATATGAACGATCCATTTTACATGAATTCCTGA